From Halobacterium sp. R2-5, the proteins below share one genomic window:
- a CDS encoding TrmO family methyltransferase, which translates to MECEPIGRVETPFASRDDAPRQGFLGDASGTVYVDEQYRAGLAGLEAGHSVLVVWWADDADRSVLRVRDGDRGVFTTRSPARPNPVCVTTCDVLDADPEAGTLDVDGVDMVDGSPVTDLKYVIEGVGEGAPPEN; encoded by the coding sequence ATGGAGTGTGAGCCAATCGGTCGCGTCGAGACGCCGTTCGCGTCCCGCGACGACGCGCCCCGGCAGGGGTTTCTCGGCGACGCCTCGGGCACCGTCTACGTCGACGAACAGTACCGCGCGGGGCTGGCGGGTCTCGAGGCCGGCCACTCCGTGCTCGTCGTCTGGTGGGCCGACGACGCCGACCGCTCCGTGCTGCGGGTTCGCGACGGCGACCGCGGCGTGTTCACGACGCGCTCGCCCGCCCGACCGAACCCGGTCTGCGTGACGACCTGCGACGTGCTCGACGCGGACCCCGAGGCGGGGACGCTGGACGTCGACGGCGTCGACATGGTCGACGGCAGTCCCGTCACCGACCTCAAGTACGTCATCGAGGGCGTCGGCGAGGGCGCGCCGCCCGAGAACTAG
- the dph5 gene encoding diphthine synthase: protein MLTFVGLGLYDERSVTVAGADAVADADRAFAEFYTSKLVGADVADLEAYHGTDIEVRDRAGVEQDPEPILSAAESGDAVFLTAGDTMISTTHVDLRLRAEERGVDTRVIHAPTAESAASSLTGLQNYRFGKATTLPFEWAHGADGVPSSVVETVEANRERGLHTLCYLDIKVDHPRVDGDEYMTASHAAGLLAEHWDADALGVVVARAGAPDARVRADRLGALAEVDFGDPLHLLVVPGDLHHVEADALAGLADAPADVLDEYRD, encoded by the coding sequence ATGCTCACGTTCGTCGGGCTCGGCCTCTACGACGAGCGCTCGGTCACCGTCGCGGGCGCCGACGCCGTCGCCGACGCCGACCGCGCGTTCGCGGAGTTCTACACCAGCAAGCTCGTCGGCGCGGACGTTGCCGACCTCGAAGCCTACCACGGCACCGACATCGAGGTTCGGGACCGCGCGGGCGTCGAACAGGACCCCGAGCCGATTCTGTCGGCCGCCGAGTCCGGCGACGCGGTCTTCCTCACCGCCGGGGACACGATGATTTCGACGACCCACGTCGACCTCCGGCTGCGCGCCGAGGAGCGCGGCGTCGACACGCGCGTGATTCACGCGCCGACCGCCGAGTCCGCGGCGTCGAGTCTCACGGGCCTCCAGAACTACCGCTTCGGGAAGGCGACGACGCTGCCGTTCGAGTGGGCGCACGGCGCCGACGGCGTGCCGAGTTCGGTCGTCGAAACGGTCGAAGCGAACCGCGAGCGCGGCCTGCACACGCTCTGCTATCTCGACATCAAAGTCGACCACCCGCGCGTCGACGGCGACGAGTACATGACCGCGAGCCACGCCGCCGGCCTGCTCGCCGAACACTGGGACGCGGACGCGCTCGGCGTCGTCGTCGCGCGCGCCGGCGCACCGGATGCGAGGGTGCGCGCGGACCGCCTCGGCGCGCTCGCCGAGGTGGACTTCGGCGACCCGCTGCACCTGCTCGTGGTCCCGGGGGACCTCCACCACGTGGAGGCAGATGCGCTCGCGGGGCTCGCGGACGCGCCCGCGGACGTACTGGACGAGTACCGCGACTAG